Proteins co-encoded in one Sparus aurata chromosome 18, fSpaAur1.1, whole genome shotgun sequence genomic window:
- the mgarpa gene encoding skin secretory protein xP2 isoform X2, producing MFSCRAAWQRCGPLARRAAYRLPRDVVQRRQMSSVPGGSGENILYTLLCGGAFVGAVSYAFSTVTTDHARFNDRITEIKARPKTEWVPKPWPPKRADDEEGEEEEEEEAAAEAEAEAEETGEEAGGEAEAAEEEAPAADDGEAETVVEEVAEVVAEAAEVVAEVAEVVAEAAQEVEAVAEEVVQVAEAVEEAAEAVAEPPAVAAEEPESNVLLAAASTLEVPKIAEASEGSAPVVEDLKDEESPASLEEKPVEEMSPVEEAPSPVEEAPSPVEVAAPVVEEAPAPVVEEAPAPVVEEAPAPVVEEAPAPVAEEAPAPVVVEEAPAPVVVEEAPAPVVVEEAPAPVVVEEAPAPVVVEEAPAPVPAPVAEEVPAPVAEEVPAPVAEEVPAPVAEEVPAPVAEEVPAPVAEEALATVEVASVEETPALVVEAPAPVVEVASAPVEPDDTAALVEEPFTTTVVEAAAAPVAEVASPVVEEPAAPAETRAEDPKREYIVVVLEGTPKADKQAKVLGVGPITGRIIPAPEDYDAPASE from the exons ATGTTTTCCTGCAGAGCAGCCTGGCAGAGGTGTGGGCCTTTGGCACGGAGAGCAGCCTACAGGTTGCCCCGGGATG TTGTGCAGCGGCGGCAGATGTCATCGGTTCCTGGTGGTTCTGGGGAGAACATACTCTACACCCTGCTGTGTGGTGGAGCCTTCGTTGGTGCTGTGTCATAC GCGTTTAGCACTGTGACCACAGACCACGCCCGGTTCAATGATCGCATTACAGAAATCAAAGCCAGACCCAAGACAGAGTGGGTACCTAAACCATGGCCACCCAAGA GGGCGGACGATGAAGAGG gagaggaggaggaggaggaggaggcagcggctgaggctgaggctgaggctgaagaGACCGGTGAAGAGGCTGGTGGAGAGGCTGAAGCTGCCGAGGAGGAGGCCCCTGCAGCTGACGATGGCGAGGCAGAAACTGTAGTGGAAGAAGTCGCCGAGGTTGTTGCAGAGGCTGCTGAGGTCGTCGCAGAGGTGGCTGAGGTTGTTGCCGAGGCTGcgcaggaggtggaggcggtGGCAGAAGAAGTGGTCCAAGTGGCTGAAGCTGTTGAAGAGGCTGCCGAGGCCGTTGCAGAACCACCAGCTGTTGCTGCCGAGGAGCCCGAAAGCAATG TGTTGCTGGCTGCTGCCTCTACTCTAGAAGTGCCGAAGATAGCTGAAGCAAGTGAAGGCTCGGCACCCGTTGTTGAAGACCTCAAAGATGAAGAGTCCCCAGCATCACTGGAGGAAAAGCCTGTTGAAGAAATGTCACCAGTAGAGGAAGCTCCTTCCCCAGTAGAGGAAGCTCCTTCCCCAGTAGAAGTTGCTGCACCAGTTGTCGAAGAGGCCCCCGCACCAGTTGTCGAAGAGGCCCCCGCACCAGTTGTCGAAGAGGCCCCCGCACCAGTTGTCGAAGAGGCCCCCGCACCAGTTGCCGAAGAGGCCCCCGCACCAGTTGTAGTAGAAGAGGCTCCCGCACCAGTTGTAGTAGAAGAGGCTCCCGCACCAGTTGTAGTAGAAGAGGCTCCCGCACCAGTTGTAGTAGAAGAGGCTCCCGCACCAGTTGTAGTAGAAGAGGCCCCCGCACCAGTGCCCGCACCAGTTGCCGAGGAGGTGCCCGCACCAGTTGCCGAGGAGGTGCCCGCACCAGTTGCCGAGGAGGTGCCCGCACCAGTTGCAGAGGAGGTGCCTGCACCAGTTGCCGAGGAGGTGCCCGCACCAGTTGCTGAGGAGGCCCTAGCAACAGTAGAGGTGGCATCAGTAGAAGAGACACCTGCACTAGTTGTTGAAGCTCCAGCACCAGTTGTTGAAGTTGCCTCTGCACCAGTCGAACCTGATGATACAGCAGCTCTAGTTGAAGAACCATTCACCACAACAGTtgtagaagctgcagcagccccTGTTGCAGAAGTAGCCAGCCCTGTGGTGGAAGAACCAGCAGCGCCTGCAGAGACCCGGGCAGAAGATCCCAAGAGAGAGTACATTGTTGTGGTTTTGGAAGGAACCCCTAAAGCAGATAAACAGGCCAAGGTTCTGGGAGTAGGGCCCATTACTGGTAGAATCATCCCAGCTCCAGAAGACTACGATGCCCCTGCTTCTGAG TAA
- the mgarpa gene encoding protein MGARP isoform X3, with protein MFSCRAAWQRCGPLARRAAYRLPRDVVQRRQMSSVPGGSGENILYTLLCGGAFVGAVSYAFSTVTTDHARFNDRITEIKARPKTEWVPKPWPPKRADDEEV; from the exons ATGTTTTCCTGCAGAGCAGCCTGGCAGAGGTGTGGGCCTTTGGCACGGAGAGCAGCCTACAGGTTGCCCCGGGATG TTGTGCAGCGGCGGCAGATGTCATCGGTTCCTGGTGGTTCTGGGGAGAACATACTCTACACCCTGCTGTGTGGTGGAGCCTTCGTTGGTGCTGTGTCATAC GCGTTTAGCACTGTGACCACAGACCACGCCCGGTTCAATGATCGCATTACAGAAATCAAAGCCAGACCCAAGACAGAGTGGGTACCTAAACCATGGCCACCCAAGA GGGCGGACGATGAAGAGG TGTAA
- the mgarpa gene encoding skin secretory protein xP2 isoform X1: MFSCRAAWQRCGPLARRAAYRLPRDVVQRRQMSSVPGGSGENILYTLLCGGAFVGAVSYAFSTVTTDHARFNDRITEIKARPKTEWVPKPWPPKRADDEEGEEEEEEEAAAEAEAEAEETGEEAGGEAEAAEEEAPAADDGEAETVVEEVAEVVAEAAEVVAEVAEVVAEAAQEVEAVAEEVVQVAEAVEEAAEAVAEPPAVAAEEPESNVLLAAASTLEVPKIAEASEGSAPVVEDLKDEESPASLEEKPVEEMSPVEEAPSPVEEAPSPVEVAAPVVEEAPAPVVEEAPAPVVEEAPAPVVEEAPAPVAEEAPAPVVVEEAPAPVVVEEAPAPVVVEEAPAPVVVEEAPAPVVVEEAPAPVPAPVAEEVPAPVAEEVPAPVAEEVPAPVAEEVPAPVAEEVPAPVAEEALATVEVASVEETPALVVEAPAPVVEVASAPVEPDDTAALVEEPFTTTVVEAAAAPVAEVASPVVEEPAAPAETRAEDPKREYIVVVLEGTPKADKQAKVLGVGPITGRIIPAPEDYDAPASEGRRRLLRMQMQ, from the exons ATGTTTTCCTGCAGAGCAGCCTGGCAGAGGTGTGGGCCTTTGGCACGGAGAGCAGCCTACAGGTTGCCCCGGGATG TTGTGCAGCGGCGGCAGATGTCATCGGTTCCTGGTGGTTCTGGGGAGAACATACTCTACACCCTGCTGTGTGGTGGAGCCTTCGTTGGTGCTGTGTCATAC GCGTTTAGCACTGTGACCACAGACCACGCCCGGTTCAATGATCGCATTACAGAAATCAAAGCCAGACCCAAGACAGAGTGGGTACCTAAACCATGGCCACCCAAGA GGGCGGACGATGAAGAGG gagaggaggaggaggaggaggaggcagcggctgaggctgaggctgaggctgaagaGACCGGTGAAGAGGCTGGTGGAGAGGCTGAAGCTGCCGAGGAGGAGGCCCCTGCAGCTGACGATGGCGAGGCAGAAACTGTAGTGGAAGAAGTCGCCGAGGTTGTTGCAGAGGCTGCTGAGGTCGTCGCAGAGGTGGCTGAGGTTGTTGCCGAGGCTGcgcaggaggtggaggcggtGGCAGAAGAAGTGGTCCAAGTGGCTGAAGCTGTTGAAGAGGCTGCCGAGGCCGTTGCAGAACCACCAGCTGTTGCTGCCGAGGAGCCCGAAAGCAATG TGTTGCTGGCTGCTGCCTCTACTCTAGAAGTGCCGAAGATAGCTGAAGCAAGTGAAGGCTCGGCACCCGTTGTTGAAGACCTCAAAGATGAAGAGTCCCCAGCATCACTGGAGGAAAAGCCTGTTGAAGAAATGTCACCAGTAGAGGAAGCTCCTTCCCCAGTAGAGGAAGCTCCTTCCCCAGTAGAAGTTGCTGCACCAGTTGTCGAAGAGGCCCCCGCACCAGTTGTCGAAGAGGCCCCCGCACCAGTTGTCGAAGAGGCCCCCGCACCAGTTGTCGAAGAGGCCCCCGCACCAGTTGCCGAAGAGGCCCCCGCACCAGTTGTAGTAGAAGAGGCTCCCGCACCAGTTGTAGTAGAAGAGGCTCCCGCACCAGTTGTAGTAGAAGAGGCTCCCGCACCAGTTGTAGTAGAAGAGGCTCCCGCACCAGTTGTAGTAGAAGAGGCCCCCGCACCAGTGCCCGCACCAGTTGCCGAGGAGGTGCCCGCACCAGTTGCCGAGGAGGTGCCCGCACCAGTTGCCGAGGAGGTGCCCGCACCAGTTGCAGAGGAGGTGCCTGCACCAGTTGCCGAGGAGGTGCCCGCACCAGTTGCTGAGGAGGCCCTAGCAACAGTAGAGGTGGCATCAGTAGAAGAGACACCTGCACTAGTTGTTGAAGCTCCAGCACCAGTTGTTGAAGTTGCCTCTGCACCAGTCGAACCTGATGATACAGCAGCTCTAGTTGAAGAACCATTCACCACAACAGTtgtagaagctgcagcagccccTGTTGCAGAAGTAGCCAGCCCTGTGGTGGAAGAACCAGCAGCGCCTGCAGAGACCCGGGCAGAAGATCCCAAGAGAGAGTACATTGTTGTGGTTTTGGAAGGAACCCCTAAAGCAGATAAACAGGCCAAGGTTCTGGGAGTAGGGCCCATTACTGGTAGAATCATCCCAGCTCCAGAAGACTACGATGCCCCTGCTTCTGAG GGTAGGCGACGTCTTCTTAGGATGCAAATGCAGTAG